The genomic DNA CGATACTACTAACGTAACAATCCTTGTTTGTTTGTGGAATAAACAACATAGTTAACCCTTATTCTGTAGATAAATATTTAAAAGATACGTCAAATGCATCCTACACATCACCTGACATCATTCGATAGCGATTGATTAATATTTTTTCTTTTTCAGTTAGTTTATTTTCATCTACTGAACTATAAAATATTTCCCCCTTACCACACATTAACCAATTTAAGTCAACATTCAATACACTACCTATTTTAGTTAGAATATCAGCACTTGGTGTGCGTTCATCCAACAAATAATTTTGAAGTGTACGATAAGGCATATTAAGCAACTCAGCAAAGGTTTTGATATTTAAACTCTTATTTTCCATTACATATCTTAATCGGTTATTTATACTCATTTCAGTATCCGTTATTGACTTTTATGTTAATTCAATAATTCTATACACCCATATATTACACATTATTTCAAATTTATGGCACAACATTTCCTCCTTTCCAGCAAAGCCCAAACGCTTTCGACCATCAAGATAGCCCGACTATCTGATGACAAAGCGTTTTCTATGCTTTACACATTTCGTTGGGGAAGTGGAAGTGAACAAGTTTACCCTAAGTGTGGTGTAAAACATCAAGCCTATTTTATCTCCACTCGCAAACAATGGCGATGTAAACGTTGTAATCATACCTTTATGCATTATATCAGGTACGAATTTTCAAATCACAAACTGCCAATTCAGACATACTTATTCATTCACCTTTGCGTTATTTTTGAATGCGGTAAAAGGAATTTGCTCTTGACAACTCTCTCATAATTTGAATGTACAGTACAAAACCGCTTTTACCCTTGCTCACAAAATCCGTGAGAGCCTGATTGTGCAACGTGAGCTATTCGCACTATCAATCGAAGTACATATTGACGGTACTCACGTGTATTCCGCTGTACGCCCAGATAGACTATTAAAAGAAAATGCCAATCCAAATAAACCTGTGGTATTAGTAATGCGTAAGTGTTATTCTGAGCAAGAAACTTCTCGTAACTCTCAATTAGTCGGAGCAAAGAAAACTATCACGTTTCCGATTCTTTCAGAAAATACCGATACCGCGAAGAAACTGTTCAATACCTATATTGAGCCGTCGTATTCATGCAGATGAAAA from Neisseriaceae bacterium includes the following:
- a CDS encoding helix-turn-helix domain-containing protein, which gives rise to MSINNRLRYVMENKSLNIKTFAELLNMPYRTLQNYLLDERTPSADILTKIGSVLNVDLNWLMCGKGEIFYSSVDENKLTEKEKILINRYRMMSGDV